One stretch of Hevea brasiliensis isolate MT/VB/25A 57/8 chromosome 12, ASM3005281v1, whole genome shotgun sequence DNA includes these proteins:
- the LOC131171110 gene encoding 60S ribosomal protein L14-1-like: MGPSQPNHQLQMYLHSTHLASIVQTPPNLKMPIKRYMEIGRVALVNSGDDYEKLVVIVDVINQNPALVEALEMVRSQMNLKRQSLISRLKLAVPLLEIGERQRKLSKKDQNSCHDENRHRKDKAWRKNTLEADQRGKVEM; encoded by the exons ATGGGTCCATCCCAGCCTAATCATCAATTACAGATGTACCTACATTCTACCCATCTTGCTTCCATAGTTCAGACACCTCCAAATCTCAAGATGCCGATTAAGAGATATATGGAGATTGGGAGGGTAGCCCTTGTAAACTCTGGTGATGACTACGAGAAGCTCGTTGTCATCGTAGATGTCATCAACCAGAATCCAGCTCTAGTCGAGGCCCTTGagatggttaggagccaaatgaacttaaaGAGGCAGTCATtgatatcaagattgaaattagcggtcCCCTTGCTAGAGATCG GTGAAAGACAAAGGAAGttgtcgaaaaaagatcaaaacagTTGTCATGATGAAAATCGGCATCGGAAAGATAAGGCATGGAGGAAGAATACGTTGGAGGCTGACCAGAGAGGGAAGGTGGAAATGTGA